The proteins below come from a single bacterium genomic window:
- a CDS encoding AbrB/MazE/SpoVT family DNA-binding domain-containing protein: MIKTLTKHGNSLAIVIEKPILELLGADSETPFDITTDGQVLILTPLTAPDRHADFKSALDKVNARYPKALKKLSE; this comes from the coding sequence ATGATTAAAACTCTGACCAAACACGGCAACAGCCTTGCCATCGTTATTGAGAAACCGATTCTAGAGCTTCTCGGCGCCGATTCCGAAACGCCCTTCGACATCACTACCGACGGGCAGGTTTTGATTCTAACCCCCCTCACCGCTCCCGACCGCCACGCGGATTTCAAGTCCGCCCTCGATAAGGTGAACGCCCGATACCCCAAAGCCCTCAAAAAGCTTTCCGAATAG
- a CDS encoding type II toxin-antitoxin system death-on-curing family toxin — MEVYFLSLSEVLEIHRDQVDRYGGEGGIRDIGLLKSALGMPSATYGGEFLHTDIFEMAAAYLFHLSKNHPFIDGNKRAGGVAALVFLALNGYDFNAPEDDFAEMVLSTARGELDKADVAVFLRKWSVEQG, encoded by the coding sequence ATGGAGGTTTATTTTCTGAGCCTTTCGGAAGTGCTGGAAATCCACCGCGACCAGGTCGATCGCTACGGCGGCGAAGGTGGAATAAGAGATATCGGCTTGCTTAAATCGGCTCTGGGCATGCCATCGGCGACTTACGGCGGGGAATTCCTTCATACAGATATTTTTGAAATGGCGGCGGCCTATCTTTTTCACCTGTCGAAAAACCATCCGTTCATTGACGGCAACAAGCGCGCCGGAGGTGTTGCCGCGCTGGTCTTTCTCGCCCTGAACGGCTACGACTTCAACGCCCCGGAAGACGATTTCGCCGAAATGGTTCTCTCAACGGCGCGCGGAGAACTGGACAAAGCCGACGTTGCCGTTTTCCTGCGGAAATGGTCTGTGGAG